From Herbiconiux flava, one genomic window encodes:
- a CDS encoding TerC family protein — protein MDVPGYVWTLTIVGIIGLLAFDFIFHVRKAHEPTLKEAAIWSSIYVGIAILFGIGVLVFGGATAGSEYFAGYITEKALSVDNLFVFLIIMSSFAVPRADQQKVLLFGIVFALIARTGFILIGAAAISAFSWVFYLFGAILIVTAINLLRPHDEHAGDSLMVRLAKRMIKTSDHYDGDKFFTVENGKRVLTPMLLVIVAIGLTDILFALDSVPAIYGLTENVFIVFTATAFSLLGLRQLYFLIDGLLDRLVYLSIGLAAILAFIGVKLVLHALHENTLPFINGGEHVPVFEISTGLSLTVIVGILIVTVVASLLSPKGRAQNFAAAIRRHATDAVDETKPTPERAAAFDRLRETHSKASALPPKHREAVLGDESLKSAVERAHEEHSSR, from the coding sequence TTGGACGTCCCCGGATACGTCTGGACGCTGACCATCGTCGGCATCATCGGCCTGCTGGCCTTCGACTTCATCTTCCATGTGCGAAAAGCGCACGAACCGACGTTGAAAGAGGCGGCCATCTGGTCGTCGATCTACGTCGGCATCGCCATCCTGTTCGGCATCGGCGTGCTCGTCTTCGGCGGCGCCACCGCCGGCAGCGAGTACTTCGCCGGCTACATCACCGAGAAGGCGCTGTCGGTCGACAACCTCTTCGTGTTCCTGATCATCATGTCGAGCTTCGCCGTGCCGCGCGCCGACCAGCAGAAGGTGCTGCTGTTCGGCATCGTCTTCGCGCTGATCGCCCGCACCGGCTTCATCCTCATCGGTGCCGCCGCGATCTCGGCGTTCTCGTGGGTGTTCTACCTGTTCGGCGCCATCCTGATCGTCACGGCGATCAACCTGCTGCGGCCGCACGACGAGCACGCGGGCGACAGTCTCATGGTCAGGCTCGCAAAGCGCATGATCAAGACGAGCGACCACTACGACGGCGACAAGTTCTTCACGGTCGAGAACGGCAAGCGCGTGCTCACGCCGATGCTGCTCGTGATCGTGGCGATCGGGCTGACCGACATCCTGTTCGCGCTCGACAGCGTGCCCGCCATCTACGGCCTGACCGAGAACGTGTTCATCGTGTTCACGGCGACGGCGTTCTCGCTGCTCGGCCTGCGTCAGCTGTACTTCCTGATCGACGGGCTGCTCGACCGGCTCGTGTACCTGTCGATCGGCCTCGCGGCGATCCTCGCGTTCATTGGAGTGAAGCTCGTGCTGCACGCGCTGCACGAGAACACGCTGCCGTTCATCAACGGCGGCGAGCACGTGCCGGTGTTCGAGATCAGCACGGGACTCTCGCTGACGGTGATCGTCGGCATCCTGATCGTCACGGTCGTCGCATCGCTGCTCAGCCCCAAGGGGCGGGCGCAGAACTTCGCGGCGGCCATCCGCCGGCACGCCACCGACGCGGTCGACGAGACGAAGCCGACGCCCGAGCGCGCCGCCGCCTTCGACCGCCTGCGCGAGACGCACTCGAAGGCGTCGGCCCTCCCGCCGAAGCACCGCGAGGCCGTGCTCGGAGACGAGTCGCTGAAGTCGGCCGTCGAGCGGGCGCACGAGGAGCATTCCTCGCGCTGA